The Streptomyces tendae genome has a window encoding:
- the smpB gene encoding SsrA-binding protein SmpB, whose translation MAKEKGRKLIAQNKKARHDYLIIDTYEAGLVLTGTEVKSLRQGRASLVDGFVQLDGNEAWLHNVHVPEYSQGTWTNHTARRKRKLLLHREEIDKLEAKSQETGHTIVPLALYFKDGRAKVEIALAKGKKEYDKRQTLREKQDRRETERAVSAVRRKQRA comes from the coding sequence ATGGCTAAGGAAAAAGGGCGCAAGCTGATCGCGCAGAACAAGAAGGCGCGGCACGACTACCTCATCATCGACACCTACGAGGCGGGCCTGGTCCTCACCGGCACCGAGGTGAAGTCCCTGCGTCAGGGCCGGGCGTCGCTGGTGGACGGCTTCGTCCAGCTGGACGGCAACGAGGCGTGGCTGCACAACGTGCACGTGCCGGAGTACAGCCAGGGCACCTGGACCAACCACACGGCGCGGCGCAAGCGCAAGCTGCTGCTGCACCGCGAGGAGATCGACAAGCTGGAGGCCAAGTCCCAGGAGACGGGGCACACCATCGTGCCGCTCGCCCTGTACTTCAAGGACGGCCGGGCGAAGGTCGAGATCGCGCTCGCCAAGGGCAAGAAGGAGTACGACAAGCGGCAGACGCTGCGCGAGAAGCAGGACCGCCGCGAGACCGAGCGGGCCGTCTCCGCGGTCCGTCGCAAGCAGCGGGCCTGA
- a CDS encoding S41 family peptidase, with product MSGRDPFCRHRSVRRGAALTLVFASVLVAGAATGSLPGTDRRDAADGAAQAAPVGHHAEVARAAEEAAAHGASPLEAAERAVSRSGDRWAAVYSPGEYEDFEDTLDGAYTGVGLWARERNGRIEVTRVGSGTPAAGAGIRPGDRLRSVDGEKVDGRPVTEVVSILRGDTTGKSAGTTVRLGLERGTRAWSETLRRARVSRDTVTVRSLASRARVIEVGAFTRGSGERVRTAVREAPAGAGIVLDLRGNPGGLVAEAVTAASAFLDGGLVATYDVDGEQRALHAEPGGDTTRPLVALVDGGTMSAAELLTGALQDRGRAVVVGSRTFGKGSVQMPTPLPDGSVAELTVGHYRTPSGRGVDGQGLTPDLEADEQALERAETVLGGLGQ from the coding sequence ATGTCAGGTCGTGACCCGTTCTGTCGGCACCGCAGCGTCCGCCGCGGTGCCGCCCTGACCTTGGTGTTCGCGAGCGTCCTCGTCGCCGGCGCGGCCACGGGCAGCCTCCCCGGCACCGACCGCCGGGATGCCGCGGACGGCGCCGCGCAGGCCGCGCCCGTCGGTCACCACGCCGAGGTCGCCCGGGCGGCCGAGGAGGCCGCCGCGCACGGGGCGTCCCCCCTGGAGGCCGCGGAGCGCGCCGTCAGCCGCAGCGGGGACCGCTGGGCCGCCGTCTACTCCCCGGGCGAGTACGAGGACTTCGAGGACACCCTCGACGGTGCCTACACCGGCGTCGGCCTGTGGGCGCGCGAGCGGAACGGGCGCATCGAGGTGACCCGGGTCGGCAGCGGCACGCCCGCCGCCGGAGCGGGCATCCGCCCGGGCGACCGGCTGCGCAGCGTCGACGGCGAGAAGGTCGACGGCCGCCCCGTCACGGAGGTCGTCTCCATACTGCGCGGCGACACCACCGGGAAGAGCGCCGGCACCACCGTCCGGCTCGGCCTGGAGCGCGGCACGCGCGCGTGGAGCGAGACCCTGCGGCGCGCCCGGGTCTCCCGGGACACGGTCACCGTCCGCTCCCTCGCCTCCCGGGCCAGGGTCATCGAGGTCGGCGCCTTCACCAGGGGCTCCGGGGAACGGGTCCGCACCGCCGTGCGCGAGGCCCCCGCCGGCGCCGGCATCGTCCTGGACCTGCGGGGCAACCCCGGCGGGCTGGTCGCCGAGGCGGTCACCGCGGCCTCCGCCTTCCTCGACGGCGGCCTGGTCGCCACCTACGACGTCGACGGCGAGCAGCGCGCCCTGCACGCCGAGCCCGGCGGCGACACCACCAGACCCCTGGTCGCCCTGGTCGACGGGGGGACGATGAGCGCGGCCGAGCTCCTCACCGGAGCCCTTCAGGACCGCGGCCGGGCGGTCGTGGTGGGCTCCCGCACCTTCGGCAAGGGCTCGGTGCAGATGCCGACCCCGCTGCCCGACGGCTCCGTCGCCGAACTGACCGTCGGCCACTACCGCACCCCCTCCGGCCGCGGTGTCGACGGCCAGGGCCTCACCCCCGACCTGGAGGCCGACGAGCAGGCGCTCGAGCGGGCCGAGACGGTGCTCGGCGGACTCGGGCAGTAG
- the ftsX gene encoding permease-like cell division protein FtsX gives MRAQFVLSEIGVGLRRNLTMTFAVVVSVALSLALFGGSLLMNDQVNTMKGYWYDKVNVSIFLCNKSDAESDPNCAKGAVTDDQKSQIKTDLEKMSVVDTVSYESQDEAYKHYKEQFGDSPLASSLTPDQMQESYRIKLKDPEKYQVIATAFDGRDGVQSVQDQKGLLDNLFGLLEGMNIAALAMMALMLVVALMLIVNTVRVSAFSRRRETGIMRLVGASGFYIQAPFIMEAAVAGLIGGTLACSFLLLGRYFIIDHGLALSEKLSLINFIGWDAVLTKLPLILATSLLMPALAAFFALRKYLKV, from the coding sequence ATGCGCGCCCAGTTCGTCCTGTCGGAGATCGGCGTCGGTCTCCGCCGCAACCTGACGATGACCTTCGCCGTCGTCGTCTCCGTCGCCCTGTCGCTCGCCCTGTTCGGTGGTTCACTCCTGATGAACGACCAGGTGAACACCATGAAGGGCTACTGGTACGACAAGGTCAACGTCTCCATCTTCCTCTGCAACAAGAGCGACGCCGAGTCCGACCCCAACTGCGCCAAGGGCGCGGTGACCGACGACCAGAAGAGCCAGATCAAGACCGACCTGGAGAAGATGTCGGTCGTCGACACGGTGTCGTACGAGTCGCAGGACGAGGCGTACAAGCACTACAAGGAGCAGTTCGGCGACTCGCCGCTGGCCAGCTCCCTCACCCCGGACCAGATGCAGGAGTCCTACCGCATCAAGCTGAAGGACCCGGAGAAGTACCAGGTCATCGCGACCGCCTTCGACGGGCGGGACGGCGTGCAGTCGGTGCAGGACCAGAAGGGGCTGCTGGACAACCTCTTCGGGCTGCTCGAGGGCATGAACATCGCCGCGCTCGCGATGATGGCCCTGATGCTGGTCGTCGCCCTGATGCTGATCGTGAACACGGTCCGGGTGTCCGCGTTCAGCCGCCGGCGCGAGACGGGGATCATGCGTCTGGTGGGCGCCTCCGGCTTCTACATCCAGGCGCCGTTCATCATGGAGGCCGCGGTCGCCGGCCTCATCGGCGGCACCCTGGCGTGCTCCTTCCTGCTGCTGGGGCGGTACTTCATCATCGACCACGGACTGGCCCTGTCGGAGAAGCTGAGTCTGATCAACTTCATCGGCTGGGACGCCGTCCTGACGAAGCTTCCGCTCATCCTCGCGACAAGTCTGCTGATGCCGGCGTTGGCCGCGTTCTTCGCGCTGCGCAAGTATCTGAAGGTGTGA
- the ftsE gene encoding cell division ATP-binding protein FtsE → MIRFDNVSKVYPKQTRPALRDVSLEVEKGEFVFLVGSSGSGKSTFLRLVLREERASHGQVHVLGKDLARVSNWKVPQIRRQLGTVFQDFRLLPNKTVAENVAFAQEVIGKSRGEIRKSVPQVLDLVGLGGKEDRMPGELSGGEQQRVAIARAFVNRPKLLICDEPTGNLDPQTSVGIMKLLDRINRTGTTVVMATHDQNIVDQMRKRVIELEKGRLVRDQARGVYGYQH, encoded by the coding sequence GTGATCCGATTCGACAACGTGTCCAAGGTCTACCCCAAGCAGACCCGCCCTGCCCTCCGGGACGTCTCCCTGGAGGTCGAGAAGGGCGAGTTCGTGTTCCTCGTCGGGTCCTCCGGCTCCGGAAAGTCCACCTTCCTGCGGCTCGTCCTCCGCGAGGAGCGGGCCAGCCACGGTCAGGTGCACGTCCTCGGCAAGGATCTCGCCCGCGTCTCCAACTGGAAGGTGCCGCAGATCCGGCGCCAGCTGGGGACCGTGTTCCAGGACTTCCGCCTGCTGCCCAACAAGACGGTCGCGGAGAACGTCGCCTTCGCGCAGGAGGTCATCGGCAAGTCGCGCGGTGAGATCCGCAAGTCCGTGCCGCAGGTGCTCGACCTCGTCGGGCTCGGCGGCAAGGAGGACCGCATGCCGGGCGAGCTCTCCGGCGGTGAGCAGCAGCGCGTCGCCATCGCGCGGGCCTTCGTCAACCGGCCCAAGCTGCTGATCTGCGACGAGCCCACCGGCAACCTCGACCCGCAGACCTCCGTCGGCATCATGAAGCTGCTCGACCGGATCAACCGGACGGGCACCACCGTGGTGATGGCGACGCACGACCAGAACATCGTGGACCAGATGCGCAAGCGCGTCATCGAGCTGGAGAAGGGCCGTCTCGTGCGCGACCAGGCACGCGGCGTCTACGGCTACCAGCACTGA
- a CDS encoding LPXTG cell wall anchor domain-containing protein: MTKKTRIRVARIAAGAVIAAGASLTAAGAASALEIGVSAEANDAGLGLGVSLDGDEPGDDETEEPTDPPTEVPTDPPTTEDPTEDPTEDPTEDPTEDPTEDPTEDPTEDPTEDPTEAPSESAPGSGLDPDGGASPQEEGSSSLTDTGEEAPAASAQGSGKELAETGAAETTFLVIGAATMIAGGIGFRVLPRLMTGRSGAAA; the protein is encoded by the coding sequence ATGACCAAGAAGACGCGGATCCGTGTCGCACGCATCGCGGCCGGTGCCGTGATAGCGGCCGGTGCCTCGCTGACGGCGGCCGGCGCCGCCTCCGCCCTCGAGATCGGCGTGAGCGCCGAGGCGAACGACGCGGGCCTCGGCCTCGGCGTGAGCCTCGACGGCGACGAGCCGGGCGACGACGAGACGGAGGAGCCCACCGACCCGCCCACCGAGGTCCCGACCGACCCGCCGACGACGGAGGACCCCACGGAGGACCCGACCGAGGACCCCACGGAGGACCCCACCGAGGACCCCACGGAGGACCCCACCGAGGACCCGACCGAGGACCCCACGGAGGACCCGACCGAGGCGCCCTCCGAGTCCGCCCCCGGCAGCGGCCTCGACCCCGACGGCGGTGCCTCGCCGCAGGAGGAGGGTTCCTCCTCCCTGACCGACACCGGCGAGGAGGCCCCGGCGGCCTCGGCGCAGGGCAGCGGCAAGGAGCTCGCCGAGACCGGTGCCGCCGAGACCACCTTCCTGGTGATCGGCGCCGCCACGATGATCGCCGGCGGTATCGGCTTCCGGGTGCTCCCGCGCCTGATGACCGGCCGCAGCGGCGCCGCCGCCTGA
- the prfB gene encoding peptide chain release factor 2, whose protein sequence is MAVVDVSEELKSLSSTMESIEAVLDLDKLRADIAVLEEQAAAPSLWDNPDEAQKITSKLSHLQAEVRKAETLRGRIDDLAVLFEMAEEEDDPDTREEAESELTSVKKALDEMEVRTLLSGEYDSREALVNIRAEAGGVDAADFAEKLQRMYIRWAEQHGYKTELIETSYAEEAGIKSTTFAVQAPYAYGTLSVEQGTHRLVRISPFDNQGRRQTSFAGVEVLPVVEQTDHIEIDESELRVDVYRSSGPGGQGVNTTDSAVRLTHLPTGIVVSCQNERSQIQNKATAMNVLQAKLLERRRQEEQAKMDALKGDGGNSWGNQMRSYVLHPYQMVKDLRTEHEVGNPEAVFNGEIDGFLEAGIRWRKQREK, encoded by the coding sequence GTGGCAGTCGTCGATGTATCCGAAGAGCTCAAGTCCCTCTCCTCGACCATGGAGTCGATCGAGGCCGTCCTGGACCTCGACAAGCTGAGGGCAGACATCGCCGTGCTCGAGGAGCAGGCGGCCGCGCCGTCCCTGTGGGACAACCCGGACGAGGCGCAGAAGATCACCAGCAAGCTCTCCCACCTCCAGGCGGAGGTACGGAAGGCCGAGACGCTGCGCGGCCGGATCGACGATCTCGCCGTGCTCTTCGAGATGGCCGAGGAGGAGGACGACCCGGACACCCGCGAGGAGGCCGAGTCGGAGCTCACGTCGGTCAAGAAGGCGCTGGACGAGATGGAGGTCCGCACCCTCCTCAGCGGCGAGTACGACTCCCGTGAGGCGCTGGTCAACATCCGCGCCGAGGCCGGCGGCGTCGACGCCGCCGACTTCGCCGAGAAGCTGCAGCGCATGTACATTCGCTGGGCCGAGCAGCACGGCTACAAGACCGAGCTGATCGAGACCTCGTACGCGGAGGAGGCCGGCATCAAGTCGACCACCTTCGCCGTGCAGGCGCCCTACGCCTACGGCACCCTCTCCGTCGAGCAGGGCACGCACCGCCTGGTGCGCATCTCGCCGTTCGACAACCAGGGCCGCCGCCAGACCTCCTTCGCGGGCGTCGAGGTGCTCCCCGTGGTCGAGCAGACCGACCACATCGAGATCGACGAGTCCGAGCTGCGCGTGGACGTGTACCGGTCCTCCGGGCCCGGCGGACAGGGCGTCAACACCACCGACTCGGCGGTGCGCCTGACCCACCTCCCCACCGGCATCGTCGTCTCCTGCCAGAACGAGCGCTCGCAGATCCAGAACAAGGCGACCGCGATGAACGTGCTCCAGGCCAAGCTGCTGGAGCGGCGCCGCCAGGAGGAGCAGGCCAAGATGGACGCCCTCAAGGGCGACGGCGGCAACTCCTGGGGCAACCAGATGCGTTCGTACGTGCTGCACCCGTACCAGATGGTCAAGGACCTGCGCACGGAGCACGAGGTCGGCAACCCCGAGGCCGTGTTCAACGGCGAGATCGACGGCTTCCTGGAGGCCGGAATTCGCTGGCGCAAGCAGCGGGAGAAGTAA
- a CDS encoding serine/threonine-protein kinase has protein sequence MARRIGSRYTAHQILGRGSAGTVWLGEGPEGPVAIKLLREDLSSDQELVGRFVQERTALLGLEHPHVVSVRDLVVDGNDLALVMDLVRGTDLRTRLDRERRLAPEAAVAIVADVAEGLAAAHAAGVVHRDVKPENVLLDMQGPLGPGGSHRALLTDFGVAKLIDTPRRTRATKIIGTPDYLAPEIVEGLPPRASVDIYALATVLYELLAGFTPFGGGHPGAVLRRHVTETVVPLPGIPDELWQLLVQCLAKAPASRLRASELATRLRELLPLLAGMPPLDVDEPDTEAAEEAAEELSGAAPVTGQPVRRRGAVPLVPGAKPSDSNRDTHTSMRVPAPDELAGGAHGTARAPRAAGAPRPGSARNRAVTRRRRLVVAVAALILAVAGVGTWLATSDDTTPPPADTQTSAPTAP, from the coding sequence TTGGCACGGAGAATCGGCAGCCGGTACACCGCCCATCAGATCCTCGGGCGGGGCAGCGCCGGCACGGTGTGGCTGGGTGAGGGTCCCGAGGGGCCCGTCGCCATCAAGCTGCTGCGTGAGGATCTCTCCTCGGACCAGGAGCTCGTCGGCCGCTTCGTGCAGGAGCGGACGGCGCTGCTCGGTCTGGAGCATCCGCACGTGGTGTCCGTGCGGGACCTGGTGGTCGACGGCAACGACCTCGCGCTGGTCATGGACCTGGTGCGGGGCACGGACCTGCGCACCCGGCTGGACCGGGAGCGCCGGCTGGCCCCCGAGGCCGCGGTGGCGATCGTCGCCGACGTCGCGGAGGGCCTGGCGGCGGCCCACGCGGCCGGGGTCGTGCACCGGGACGTGAAGCCGGAGAACGTGCTGCTCGACATGCAGGGCCCGCTCGGCCCCGGCGGCTCGCACCGCGCCCTGCTCACCGACTTCGGTGTGGCCAAGCTCATCGACACCCCGCGCCGCACCCGCGCCACCAAGATCATCGGCACGCCGGACTACCTGGCCCCGGAGATCGTCGAGGGCCTCCCGCCGCGCGCGTCCGTCGACATCTACGCCCTCGCGACGGTCCTGTACGAGCTGCTCGCGGGCTTCACGCCGTTCGGCGGCGGCCACCCGGGCGCCGTGCTGCGCCGCCATGTCACCGAGACGGTCGTCCCGCTGCCCGGCATCCCGGACGAGCTGTGGCAGCTGCTGGTGCAGTGCCTGGCGAAGGCCCCGGCGTCCCGGCTGCGCGCCTCCGAGCTGGCCACTCGGCTGCGGGAGCTGCTGCCGCTGCTGGCCGGGATGCCGCCGCTGGACGTCGACGAGCCGGACACCGAGGCGGCGGAGGAGGCCGCGGAGGAGCTGTCCGGTGCCGCCCCGGTGACCGGACAGCCGGTGCGCCGCCGGGGCGCGGTCCCGCTGGTGCCGGGCGCGAAGCCGTCCGACTCCAACCGCGACACGCACACGTCGATGCGGGTGCCGGCGCCCGACGAGCTGGCCGGGGGAGCCCACGGCACGGCCCGGGCCCCCCGCGCGGCCGGCGCCCCCCGCCCCGGCTCCGCCCGCAACCGCGCGGTCACCCGCCGACGCCGGCTGGTGGTGGCGGTGGCGGCGCTGATCCTGGCAGTCGCTGGAGTAGGCACCTGGCTGGCCACCTCGGACGACACCACCCCCCCACCCGCCGACACACAGACCTCGGCCCCGACCGCCCCGTAG
- a CDS encoding serine/threonine-protein kinase yields MRPVGSKYLLEEPLGRGATGTVWRARQRETAGAEAAVPGQPGETVAIKVLKEELAGDADIVMRFLRERSVLLRLTHPNIVRVRDLVVEGELLALVMDLVEGPDLHRYLRENGPLTPVAAALLTAQIADALGASHADGVVHRDLKPANVLLKQQGDELHPMLTDFGIARLADSPGLTRTQEFVGTPAYIAPESAEGRPQTSAVDIYGAGILLYELVTGRPPFAGASALEVLHQHLSAEPRRPSTVPDPLWTVIERCLRKNPDERPSAENLARGLRVVAQGIGVHANSAQIAAAENVGALLAPDPTPAQVPGVPGASDPTQVLPQNPNGAYDPNAATSVLPQTGPPPGAADPTAVMPPVPPGQSGGPEDPHPWQNQLRAARDRNEQTQVQYLDPGEDPLRRRPQRQVARPQQPPQRQPQPQPGPGYGYPQQQPQPQQYAPPPERQRRRQPQPPQRYAPPPEPQRPAREPRQPRQRGANPMRIPGLGCLKGCLFTLLILFVASWLIWELSPLQDWIGAGKGYWEQLSDWFGSITGWIEDLGGPSDPTN; encoded by the coding sequence GTGCGGCCGGTAGGGAGCAAGTACCTGCTCGAGGAGCCGCTCGGACGCGGCGCCACGGGCACCGTCTGGCGAGCGCGCCAGCGGGAGACCGCGGGCGCCGAGGCGGCCGTGCCGGGCCAGCCCGGCGAGACCGTGGCGATCAAGGTCCTCAAGGAGGAGCTGGCGGGCGACGCCGACATCGTGATGCGCTTCCTGCGGGAGCGCTCGGTCCTGCTGCGGCTCACCCATCCCAACATCGTCCGGGTCCGCGACCTGGTGGTCGAGGGCGAGCTGCTGGCCCTGGTCATGGACCTCGTCGAGGGCCCCGACCTGCACCGCTACCTGCGGGAGAACGGCCCCCTCACCCCCGTCGCCGCGGCCCTGCTGACCGCGCAGATCGCCGACGCGCTCGGCGCCAGCCACGCCGACGGCGTGGTGCACCGCGACCTGAAGCCCGCCAACGTCCTGCTGAAGCAGCAGGGCGACGAGCTGCACCCGATGCTCACCGACTTCGGCATCGCGCGCCTCGCCGACTCGCCGGGCCTGACCCGCACCCAGGAGTTCGTCGGCACGCCCGCGTACATCGCGCCGGAGTCCGCCGAGGGCCGCCCGCAGACCTCCGCCGTCGACATCTACGGCGCCGGCATCCTGCTGTACGAGCTGGTCACCGGCCGTCCGCCGTTCGCCGGGGCGTCCGCCCTGGAGGTGCTGCACCAGCACCTGAGCGCCGAGCCGCGCCGCCCGTCCACCGTGCCCGACCCGCTGTGGACGGTCATCGAGCGCTGCCTGCGCAAGAACCCCGACGAGCGGCCCAGCGCCGAGAACCTCGCGCGCGGCCTGCGGGTCGTCGCCCAGGGCATCGGCGTGCACGCGAACTCGGCGCAGATCGCGGCCGCGGAGAACGTCGGCGCGCTCCTCGCCCCGGACCCCACGCCCGCCCAGGTGCCCGGCGTCCCCGGCGCCTCGGACCCCACGCAGGTGCTGCCGCAGAACCCGAACGGCGCCTACGACCCCAACGCGGCGACCAGCGTCCTGCCGCAGACCGGTCCGCCGCCCGGCGCGGCCGACCCCACGGCCGTGATGCCCCCCGTGCCGCCCGGGCAGTCCGGCGGACCCGAGGACCCGCACCCCTGGCAGAACCAGCTCCGCGCGGCCCGCGACCGCAACGAGCAGACCCAGGTCCAGTACCTCGACCCCGGCGAGGACCCGCTGCGGCGCCGCCCCCAGCGGCAGGTCGCCCGGCCCCAGCAGCCGCCGCAGCGTCAGCCCCAGCCCCAGCCCGGCCCGGGATACGGCTACCCCCAGCAGCAGCCCCAGCCCCAGCAGTACGCCCCGCCGCCGGAGCGCCAGCGGCGCCGGCAGCCCCAGCCGCCGCAGCGGTACGCGCCGCCGCCGGAGCCGCAGCGCCCCGCGCGGGAGCCGCGCCAGCCCCGGCAGCGCGGCGCCAACCCGATGCGCATCCCCGGCCTCGGCTGCCTGAAGGGGTGCCTGTTCACGCTGCTCATCCTGTTCGTGGCGAGCTGGCTGATCTGGGAGCTGAGCCCGCTGCAGGACTGGATCGGCGCCGGCAAGGGCTACTGGGAGCAGCTCAGCGACTGGTTCGGCTCGATCACGGGCTGGATCGAGGACCTGGGCGGGCCCTCGGACCCCACGAACTGA